A single window of Pseudoduganella plicata DNA harbors:
- a CDS encoding YaeQ family protein → MAIKATIYKAELSIADMDRNYYGTHVLTLARHPSETDERMMVRLLAFAIHANDSLAFTKGMFDVEEPDLWDKDLTDAIQLWIEIGQPEERRILKGCGRSGHVIVYCYSAASAIWWKGIANKVERAKNLTVINLPSEATAALEKMAQRTMQLQCTIQDGQIWLTDGVETVQVERETWKSER, encoded by the coding sequence ATGGCAATCAAGGCAACAATCTACAAGGCGGAACTGTCGATCGCCGACATGGACCGCAATTACTACGGCACCCACGTGCTGACGCTGGCGCGCCACCCGTCCGAAACGGACGAGCGCATGATGGTGCGGCTGCTGGCCTTCGCCATCCACGCCAACGACTCGCTGGCCTTCACGAAAGGCATGTTCGACGTCGAGGAACCGGACCTGTGGGACAAGGACCTGACGGACGCGATCCAGCTGTGGATCGAGATCGGCCAGCCGGAGGAGCGCCGCATCCTGAAGGGCTGCGGCCGCTCCGGACACGTGATCGTCTACTGCTACAGCGCGGCCAGTGCGATCTGGTGGAAGGGCATCGCCAACAAGGTGGAACGGGCCAAGAACCTCACCGTCATCAACCTGCCGTCCGAAGCGACAGCCGCGCTGGAGAAGATGGCCCAGCGCACCATGCAGCTGCAATGCACGATCCAGGACGGCCAGATCTGGCTGACCGACGGCGTCGAGACCGTGCAGGTCGAACGCGAGACCTGGAAGAGCGAGCGTTAA
- the purU gene encoding formyltetrahydrofolate deformylase, with translation MTHPEYILTLSCPDQRGIVHHVSGFLAAHGCNILDSAQFGDQETHRFFMRVHFAAEDSAVPDASLRTEFAQLADTLRLEWNLHDAHYKPRVMLMVSKIGHCLNDLLFRYKSGLLPVEIPAIVSNHMDFYQLAASYNIPFHHLPLAAGAPEEAKLAQEARIVDLMDTHGIDLVVLARYMQILSPGLCTRLKGKAINIHHSFLPSFKGARPYAQAHRRGVKLIGATAHFVTGDLDEGPIIEQDVERVDHAMDADTLSAIGRDVECVVLARAVKWFVEHRIVQNGDRTVIFK, from the coding sequence ATGACGCACCCCGAATACATCCTGACGCTTTCCTGTCCCGACCAGCGCGGCATCGTGCACCACGTCTCCGGTTTCCTGGCCGCCCATGGCTGCAACATCCTCGACTCGGCCCAGTTCGGCGACCAGGAAACGCACCGCTTCTTCATGCGCGTGCATTTCGCCGCCGAGGACAGCGCCGTGCCGGATGCGAGCTTGCGTACCGAATTTGCCCAGCTGGCCGACACGCTCCGCCTGGAGTGGAACCTGCACGACGCGCACTACAAGCCGCGCGTGATGCTGATGGTCTCGAAGATCGGCCATTGCCTGAACGACCTGCTGTTCCGCTACAAGAGCGGCCTGCTGCCCGTCGAGATCCCCGCCATCGTGTCGAACCACATGGACTTCTACCAGCTGGCGGCCAGCTACAATATTCCGTTCCACCACCTGCCGCTGGCTGCGGGAGCGCCGGAAGAGGCCAAGCTGGCGCAGGAAGCGCGCATCGTCGACCTGATGGATACGCACGGCATCGATCTGGTCGTGCTGGCGCGCTACATGCAAATCCTGTCGCCCGGCCTGTGCACGCGCCTCAAAGGCAAGGCCATCAATATTCACCATTCGTTCCTGCCCAGCTTCAAGGGCGCGCGGCCGTATGCGCAGGCGCACCGGCGCGGCGTGAAACTGATCGGCGCCACCGCGCACTTCGTCACGGGCGACCTGGACGAGGGACCGATCATCGAGCAGGATGTCGAGCGGGTCGACCATGCGATGGACGCGGACACGCTGTCGGCCATCGGTCGCGATGTCGAATGCGTCGTGCTGGCGCGCGCCGTCAAATGGTTCGTCGAGCACCGCATTGTGCAGAACGGCGACCGTACCGTCATCTTCAAATAA
- a CDS encoding TOBE domain-containing protein: protein MALHGKLWLTMNGQHLGGPDRMALLASIGRHGSITQAAKAVKMSYKAAWDAVESMNNLAGEPLVERLAGGKGGGGTRLTSRGMRLVEDFRRLERLHGQFVEYLGRQAEARRGPLPLPEDLNLMQTMTMKTSARNQFAGTVTKLVRGAVNDEVTLTVVGGQAIVAIVTHDSANSLGLAPGVAAFALVKASSVIVALGDGAGLSARNRLSGTVARVVTGAVNSDVTIALPGGGTIGATVTRDSEETLALRAGMAVTAVFKASSVILGVAG, encoded by the coding sequence ATGGCGCTGCACGGCAAGCTGTGGCTGACGATGAACGGGCAGCACCTGGGTGGTCCCGACCGCATGGCGCTGCTCGCCAGTATCGGCCGGCACGGTTCCATCACGCAGGCGGCCAAGGCCGTGAAGATGAGCTACAAGGCGGCATGGGACGCCGTCGAATCGATGAACAACCTGGCCGGCGAACCGCTGGTGGAGCGGCTGGCGGGCGGCAAGGGCGGTGGCGGTACGCGGCTCACCAGCCGCGGCATGCGTCTCGTGGAGGATTTTCGCCGGCTGGAACGCCTGCACGGCCAGTTTGTCGAATACCTGGGGCGGCAGGCGGAAGCCCGCCGCGGCCCCTTGCCGCTGCCGGAGGATCTGAATCTGATGCAAACCATGACCATGAAGACGAGCGCGCGCAACCAGTTTGCCGGCACGGTGACGAAGCTCGTGCGCGGCGCCGTCAACGACGAGGTGACGCTGACGGTCGTCGGTGGCCAGGCCATCGTGGCGATCGTCACGCACGACAGCGCCAACAGCCTGGGCCTGGCGCCCGGCGTGGCTGCGTTCGCGCTCGTCAAGGCGTCGTCGGTGATCGTCGCGCTGGGCGACGGGGCCGGGCTGTCGGCGCGCAACCGGCTGTCCGGCACGGTGGCGCGGGTAGTAACGGGGGCCGTCAACTCGGACGTGACGATTGCATTGCCTGGCGGCGGCACCATCGGCGCGACGGTCACGCGGGACAGCGAGGAGACGCTGGCGTTGCGGGCAGGGATGGCGGTGACGGCCGTGTTCAAGGCCAGCAGCGTGATTCTTGGCGTGGCGGGGTGA
- a CDS encoding serine hydrolase domain-containing protein, producing MHPTPDDVVDRAIARHKIVGAVVLAARHGEIVYRRAAGWADREDARPMTDDALFLYASMTKPLVATTALRLMERGFLQLHDTVAQWLPHFRPALADGTVPDITLHHLLTHTSGLSYAFIEPEDGPYRRAGVSSGLDQPGLSLAENLARIAAVPLAFSPGTGWRYSVAMDVLGAVLEAAAGKPLPALVAEYVTTPLAMADTGFRVADPARLVTHYLNDKPAPRPMEEDASTRSGAGIARFAPRRIFDDDSYPSGGAGMAGSAPDFMRFLLALRGENGDILEIARVDRTGTGAATQGAGWGFGYLGAVLGDPAPTHTPQQPGTVQWGGAYGHYWYYDPVRDFTAVSLTNTSFEGMSGTFPRDLRNALYRAFGS from the coding sequence ATGCACCCCACCCCCGACGACGTCGTCGACCGCGCCATTGCCCGCCACAAGATCGTCGGCGCCGTCGTGCTGGCTGCGCGCCACGGCGAGATCGTCTACCGCCGCGCCGCCGGCTGGGCCGACCGCGAGGACGCACGGCCCATGACGGACGATGCGCTGTTCCTGTATGCCTCCATGACGAAGCCGCTGGTCGCCACGACGGCGCTGCGCCTGATGGAGAGAGGTTTCCTGCAATTGCACGACACGGTGGCGCAATGGCTGCCGCACTTCCGTCCGGCGCTGGCCGACGGCACCGTGCCCGATATTACGCTGCACCATCTGCTGACGCATACGTCCGGCCTGTCGTATGCGTTCATCGAACCGGAGGACGGGCCGTACCGCCGCGCCGGTGTGTCGTCCGGACTGGATCAGCCGGGGCTGTCGCTGGCAGAGAACCTGGCCCGCATCGCGGCCGTGCCGCTGGCGTTCTCGCCGGGCACGGGCTGGCGTTATTCGGTGGCGATGGACGTGCTGGGGGCGGTACTGGAAGCGGCGGCCGGCAAACCGCTGCCGGCGCTGGTGGCCGAGTACGTGACGACGCCGCTGGCCATGGCCGACACAGGGTTCCGCGTGGCGGATCCGGCCCGGCTCGTGACGCACTACCTGAACGACAAGCCGGCACCGCGGCCGATGGAGGAGGATGCCAGCACCCGCTCGGGCGCCGGCATCGCCCGCTTCGCGCCACGGCGCATCTTCGACGACGACTCGTACCCGTCCGGCGGCGCCGGCATGGCGGGCAGCGCGCCGGACTTCATGCGCTTCCTGCTGGCGCTGCGGGGAGAGAACGGCGATATCCTGGAGATCGCCCGCGTCGACCGCACGGGAACCGGCGCGGCCACGCAGGGCGCCGGCTGGGGCTTCGGCTACCTGGGCGCCGTGCTGGGCGATCCTGCGCCCACGCACACCCCGCAGCAGCCCGGCACCGTCCAGTGGGGCGGCGCCTACGGCCATTACTGGTACTACGACCCGGTGCGGGACTTCACCGCCGTCAGCCTGACCAACACCTCGTTCGAGGGGATGTCCGGCACGTTCCCGCGCGACCTGCGCAACGCGCTGTACCGGGCGTTCGGCAGCTGA
- the modB gene encoding molybdate ABC transporter permease subunit, with amino-acid sequence MTEPALTALALSLKVALWATGIDLVLGMAIGYLLARGRFPGRELLDALLTLPMVMPPTVLGYYLLVVIGRNGPLGAWLHDTLGINLIFTWQAAVIAAAVVAFPLVLKGARAAFETVDVQLEQAARVLGVSEFGVFLRVTLPLAWRGILAGTLLAFARSMGEFGATLMVAGSIPGKTQTLSIAVYEAVQAGQDDTANLLVLITSATCVLVLVLASRLAPGRSVPA; translated from the coding sequence ATGACGGAACCGGCATTGACGGCATTGGCGCTGTCGCTGAAGGTGGCGCTGTGGGCCACCGGCATCGATCTGGTGCTGGGCATGGCGATCGGCTACCTGCTGGCACGCGGACGTTTCCCTGGCCGCGAGCTGCTCGATGCGCTGCTGACGCTGCCGATGGTGATGCCGCCCACGGTGCTGGGCTACTACCTGCTGGTCGTCATCGGCCGCAATGGCCCGCTTGGCGCGTGGCTGCACGACACGCTGGGCATCAACCTGATCTTCACGTGGCAGGCGGCAGTCATCGCGGCCGCCGTGGTCGCGTTCCCGCTGGTGCTGAAGGGCGCCCGCGCCGCGTTCGAGACGGTCGACGTGCAGCTGGAGCAGGCCGCGCGCGTGCTGGGCGTCTCGGAATTCGGCGTGTTCCTGCGCGTGACCTTGCCGCTGGCATGGCGCGGCATCCTGGCCGGCACCTTGCTCGCCTTCGCCCGCTCGATGGGCGAATTCGGCGCCACCCTGATGGTGGCCGGGAGCATTCCGGGCAAGACGCAGACGCTGTCGATCGCCGTCTATGAAGCCGTCCAGGCGGGCCAGGACGACACGGCCAACCTGCTGGTGCTGATCACGTCCGCCACCTGCGTGCTGGTGCTCGTGCTGGCCAGCCGCCTGGCGCCGGGCAGGAGCGTGCCGGCATGA
- a CDS encoding Dps family protein, with protein sequence MNDQNINEQRGIESLKTPTDLGKKARKDTTEGLNALLADTFALYVKCKNFHWHVSGPHFRSHHLLLDEQAAAIYAMLDPIAERVRKLGGTTIRSIKHIASLQRIQDNDKEFVDATAMLEELRNDNQSLVKSMREVHEVCDEDKDIATASLLENWIDEAEERIWFLFESTRGA encoded by the coding sequence ATGAACGACCAAAACATCAACGAACAACGCGGTATCGAATCCTTGAAAACCCCGACCGACCTGGGCAAGAAAGCCCGCAAGGACACCACGGAGGGACTGAACGCCCTGCTGGCCGACACGTTCGCACTGTACGTCAAGTGCAAGAACTTCCACTGGCACGTCAGCGGCCCGCACTTCCGTTCGCACCACCTGCTGCTGGACGAACAGGCAGCCGCCATCTATGCGATGCTGGACCCGATTGCCGAGCGCGTGCGCAAGCTGGGCGGCACGACAATCCGTTCGATCAAGCACATCGCTTCGCTGCAGCGCATCCAGGACAACGACAAGGAATTCGTCGATGCCACCGCCATGCTGGAAGAACTGCGCAACGACAACCAGTCGCTGGTGAAGTCGATGCGTGAAGTGCACGAAGTGTGCGACGAAGACAAGGACATCGCCACGGCCAGCCTGCTGGAAAACTGGATCGACGAAGCCGAGGAACGCATCTGGTTCCTGTTCGAATCGACCCGCGGCGCTTAA
- a CDS encoding KGG domain-containing protein, whose translation MATNSATNPATDQQKQNRGDQNLGSAGAGNAARADGGGSQKGPAKRGFAAMDEATQRQIASKGGQAAHQKGTAHEFDSEEARRAGQKGGEAVSRDREHMAEIGRKGGESRQSANRGARQGAKDEKR comes from the coding sequence ATGGCTACGAATTCGGCAACAAATCCGGCTACAGATCAGCAAAAACAGAATCGGGGCGACCAGAACCTGGGCAGCGCCGGCGCGGGTAACGCCGCGCGGGCGGACGGCGGCGGCAGCCAGAAAGGCCCTGCCAAACGGGGCTTTGCCGCCATGGACGAAGCCACGCAGCGCCAGATTGCCAGCAAGGGTGGCCAGGCCGCGCACCAGAAAGGCACTGCACACGAATTCGATTCCGAGGAGGCCCGCCGCGCCGGCCAGAAAGGTGGCGAGGCGGTCAGCCGCGACCGCGAGCATATGGCCGAGATTGGCCGCAAGGGAGGCGAAAGCCGCCAGTCCGCCAACCGCGGCGCCCGGCAGGGTGCCAAGGACGAGAAGCGCTGA
- a CDS encoding ATP-binding cassette domain-containing protein, which translates to MSMNVDIASTLRAGARTFRLQARFEASGQRVVIYGASGAGKSQMLKAIAGLTRPDAGRIELSGRVLFDRAAGIDVSPQRRKVGYLFQDYALFPHLNVRQNIAFGLRRGWRNPPRRGDSDAVAYWLQAFELEAVAQQLPEQLSGGQRQRVALARALVAEPAALLLDEPFAALDPALRVRMRAELDALQRRLDIPMLLITHDPEDAATFGGQVLTMADGAIVGERFL; encoded by the coding sequence ATGAGCATGAACGTCGATATCGCCAGCACGCTGCGCGCCGGCGCCCGCACGTTCCGGCTGCAGGCGCGCTTCGAGGCAAGCGGCCAGCGCGTCGTCATCTACGGCGCCTCCGGTGCCGGGAAAAGCCAGATGCTCAAGGCGATCGCCGGGTTGACGCGGCCCGATGCGGGCCGCATCGAGCTGTCCGGCCGCGTGCTGTTCGACCGCGCGGCCGGCATCGACGTATCGCCGCAGCGGCGCAAGGTGGGCTACCTGTTCCAGGACTACGCGCTGTTCCCGCACCTGAACGTGCGGCAGAACATCGCGTTCGGCCTGCGCCGGGGCTGGCGCAACCCGCCCCGGCGCGGCGACAGCGATGCCGTGGCCTACTGGCTGCAGGCGTTCGAACTGGAGGCCGTGGCGCAGCAACTGCCCGAGCAGCTGTCCGGCGGCCAGCGCCAGCGGGTCGCTCTGGCGCGCGCGCTGGTGGCGGAACCGGCGGCGCTGCTGCTGGACGAGCCGTTCGCGGCGCTCGACCCGGCCCTGCGCGTGCGCATGCGCGCCGAGCTCGATGCGCTGCAGCGCCGCCTGGACATCCCCATGCTGCTGATCACGCACGACCCGGAAGACGCCGCCACGTTCGGCGGGCAGGTGCTGACGATGGCCGACGGCGCCATCGTCGGGGAGCGCTTCCTGTGA
- a CDS encoding hemerythrin domain-containing protein has protein sequence MTNETSDAIPLPTAEDHPAVKMPRGDKPTGNDAVALLTSDHDKAKQLFREYDRVARLGDVQLKNDLALQICLELTVHTQIEEELFYPAVRSETGDETMVRDAIQEHAEVKELIAHIQGMAADDQDMDDTVAMLRRAIEHHVEEEERDMFPQARRSDVDLGRLREQLADRKEQLEHDMGASPLRRGSHEAVGERSAIGQADS, from the coding sequence ATGACCAACGAAACCAGCGACGCCATCCCCCTGCCCACCGCGGAAGACCATCCCGCCGTGAAGATGCCACGGGGCGACAAACCCACCGGCAACGATGCCGTTGCCCTGCTTACCAGCGATCACGACAAGGCCAAACAGCTGTTCCGGGAATACGACCGCGTGGCCCGGCTCGGCGACGTCCAGCTCAAGAACGACCTGGCGCTGCAGATCTGCCTGGAGCTGACGGTCCATACGCAGATCGAGGAAGAGCTGTTCTACCCGGCCGTACGCAGTGAAACGGGCGACGAGACAATGGTCCGGGACGCCATCCAGGAACACGCCGAGGTGAAAGAACTGATCGCCCATATCCAGGGCATGGCGGCGGACGACCAGGACATGGACGATACCGTGGCCATGCTGCGCCGGGCGATCGAACATCACGTCGAGGAAGAGGAGCGGGACATGTTCCCGCAGGCGCGCCGGTCCGATGTGGATCTTGGCCGGTTGCGCGAACAGCTGGCCGACCGCAAGGAGCAGCTGGAACACGACATGGGGGCAAGTCCGCTGCGCCGCGGTTCCCATGAAGCTGTGGGCGAACGTTCGGCGATCGGCCAGGCCGATTCCTGA